TGGAAAATCGAGTACAACATGACATTTGTTTTACCGTGCCATACACATATATATTTTTAACCATGGCAATTTCGGTTATCTATTTGCCATGCCAAAAAAGTTTTCGTAGCTTTTTGCCATGCCACTAATATAGCTTCTGCTATATCAGCACTATAATTTTTTGCCATGTCATAAACACATTTTAGTTAATGGAGCATGGCAAATCTAGTATATGTATCATGTGAAATTTAGTTAATGGAGCGTGTCAAATTAAGTTTCTAAATCATGGGGCAAATTATTGAAAAGATGACCGTTATTTTTTTCACCACGGCAACTTACATATGTTTGGACCAATTTCAAATTTTAATTTTAAAACCAGGGAAATTTTTGTCCGACCTTGGTAACTTAATTTTGTACTACATCTACAACCGTGTCCATTGCCTTTTCTTgtagtgtttttcttcttagatTAATATGCAACTTTTGGCATGCAGGGTTTTCATTATTTTAGATGACcatggcaaaaaataaaaatttgtaCATTTTTTTACTGTGCACGTTTTTTGCTCTGTACAATCTTGTTTTTTGTAATTCAACGTGGCAATATCCTGTTGTGGTTTTTCAAATTTACTTATTTTGCATACTTttgccattttatattatttttttttcttttgctgcatCATGGCTTTTCCTGTAGGTATTTTACCTCTTCTATAGTTGATCAGGGCAATTTTTACTGTTGGGTTTTTGTTGTTTACCTTTTGCAAGTTTACCAGGAGGCCCAGCTCAGAAGACGCATGCCTATCGAGCCCAGTTGGCTGGCCGTTCGGGCGGAAAGCGCGGTAGCCCGAACGAACCTGAGCAACGTATTTGTTCAATCCCAGCTGACTGGTGTCCGAACGAAATCGTTCGGGATGTCACCTCTCCATACCGAACGTCAGTTCGTTATCGGGGTCCAAAATATTTGGTCACATATTGCACAATTTTAGTTGTGAGTCTTGAATATTAAAAAAAATGGATATCGTACGTGGTGACGTTCCGGGAGGCCAAGGATGCATTGTCGTATAGTGGTTTTTTTTTTGAGATCCATTGTCATATAGTGGTTCCTAGACTGGCAAGGCGGTGATGCCAAGGACAACCACTACAATGGGTCACTAAACCATGACACGCTGGTTGTCCGGGAGGCCATGTGTTGCCCTTGAACGGCGATATCAACATTGCGCTGTACCTCAAGCTGCCCAAGCCCAAGTAGGGCATCCATCTTCATGCTGCAGTTTGTTGAGGAGCCGCACGTCACCATCTTCATCCATGAGGCGGCGACTCGTTGTTCATTGTGGCAACGGTGCTGCCCTAGCGCCGCCGATCACCCAAGCGGCCACTTATTTGGTGGTGACATAACTAACGTATCAATCAAATGTATATTTTTCATACATGCATGCGTGTATGTTGCGTTGtctaagagcatctatagccagGCGCCTCAAACGGGTCAAATGCCCGGACGGCACACCCGGTCACTGACCGATCATGAAAATCCGACCCAGACGAGCGCCTCAAACGGGTCTCAAACGCCCGTGCTGACCGGCGCCCCTCATATCCAACCCATATATGGGGGATACTGGGGCCTCGGGCACGCCCGCCACATCGGACTGACGGCGGGGTCCCACGCGGAATTGTCAGGAAACCCGACGGTCCGAAGCTTGTCTCCTCTGTCGGACCGATGTCGTCGCGTGGCACCGCTCTGCCGGGCCGCGTAGTGCCTAGCCCGACTATTTAAGTCGACCGCCGGTACAGAAACCCTACCGTCCACATTTTCCtccgcctctccgccgccgccgccactttccACTCCCCATCTGTCAAGTAGCCATGTCCCCACGGTGCCGGGTGAGGAGCCACCCATTTTTAATGTCGGACAACCGGCTGGAGCTCCTTGAACAGATTCGGACAAGGCCCGatgttagactatgtataacttctgtacctatgtacgtattgtaacacaaccattatatataatgagataagccacccctagagggttgtgctggttcccaaaacttattgtcttacatggtatcacgctaggttacgatcgcttccgcttctaaaccctaatacccgcaccgccgccgcagccgccgccgccttcaccgccgccgccgcgccaccgatcgcgccgccgccatgtcgagcgccgccaccaccggttccactgctgcgggcttcctcccggcctctcttgcggctctgctcaacctcccgctcgatgccgtctccgttccggctccgatcgggacaaggagcatcggctccgtcttctccacgccgccggcgccctcgctcgggcgtggcctcgtggtccacaccgcggcgccgccgtccgctgcggattccgcaggcgtcgtcccgccgctcctgccgcgagcggatcacaccgccccgctggcggggttggcggcgtccgccccggccgcgggccttgcggcatccgcaccggccgcgagctttgcggcgcccgccctggctgcggtcccgcctcctcccgcatcggcttcggtgcctccggctgcctccatggtgtttgcaccccaggcagcctccgcgatgggatcgtcttcgccgccgccgtttcacttcggtcatctcatcaccatcaagctctccgcagacaactacatcttctggcgtgcgcaggttctcccgctcttggggagtcactacctgctaggctacgtcgacggatcgcttccctgcccacccgcgctggtagacagcgtgcacggtccggtctacaatccggcccatcgcgtctggacggggcaggaccaggcgaacctctcctccatccaggggtcgctctcgccggcagttgccggccttgttgtcttcgcgaagacgtctcatgaggcctggaccatccttgagcgcacctttgcagcgcagtcccaggctcgtgtctctgcactccgtcgtcagcttggagagtgtcagaagcttgactccacggccactgagttctacaacaaggtcaagggccttgccgacacattggcctccattggacagcccctcaccaactccgagttcaactcgtttattgtcaatggtcttgatgaggagtatgatgccttagtcgagatcatcaacgagcggggtaaCTCGACACCCAtgttggcacacgaggttttctctcggcttctTCTCACTGAgaaacgggtcgagactcgccgcaccaggggcactggctctctCTCGGCCAACGTCGCCANNNNNNNNNNCGCTCCTGCCGCgagcggatcacaccgccccgctggcggggttggcggcgtccgccccggccgcgggccttgcggcatccgcaccggccgcgagctttgcggcgcccgccctggctgcggtcccgcctcctcccgcatcggcttcggtgcctccggctgcctccatggtgtttgcaccccaggcagcctcctcgatgggatcgtcttcgccgccgccgtttcacttcggtcatctcatcaccatcaagctctccgcagacaactacatcttctggcgtgcgcaggttctcccgctcttggggagtcactacctgctaggctacatcgacggatcgcttccctgcccacccgcgctggtagacagcgtgcacggtccggtctacaatccggcccatcgcgtctggacggggcaggaccaggcgaacctctcctccatccaggggtcgctctcgccggcagttgccggccttgttgtctttgcgaagacgtctcatgaggcctggaccatccttgagcgcacctttgcagcgcagtcccaggctcgtgtctctgcactccgtcgtcagcttggagagtgtcagaagcttgactccacggccactgagttctacaacaaggtcaagggccttgccgacacattggcctccattggacagcccctcaccgactccgagttcaactcgtttattgtcaatggtcttgatgaggagtatgatgccttagtcgagatcatcaacgagcggggtaaCTCGACACCCAtgttggcacacgaggttttctctcggcttcttctcactgagcaacgggtcgagactcgccgcaccaggggcattGGCTCTCTCTCGGCCAAcgtcgccaccaagggtggccgctcttcttcatcaccccggtctcccttggggctgccaccgtcgcccgcctcggcccccccacctactgcgaccttaccgggggctggcggtccacgtgtgtgtcagctttgtggccgcgatgggcactgggcctccaagtgtcataagcgcttccagcgaagcttccttggtcttggcaatgacggcaaagatacacgcaacaatgcccgtcaggtcgccatggctgatcgtcccgcgccgcagaagcatcagggacacactcagtcctactccatcgatccacactagtacatggactctggggcgacagagcatctgaccagcgagctggggaagcttcacactcgtgaaccctatcatggctccgacaagatccacaccgccaatggagcaggtatgcacatctctcatattggtcaagcatctcttctcactagacatgccaataggagtcttcagcttcgcaatgttcttcgcgttccatctgtgacccgcaatcttctttcagttcctaaactcacacgtgataataatgtgctttgtgaatttcacccttttgatctttttattaaggatcggggcacgagggacattcttcttagtgggcggttgtgccagggcctctaccgtctggagcatcctggtgtcgctcgcgttttcagtggagttcgggtctctccgtcacaatggcatgctcgtcttggtcacccggccacacctattgtccgtcatattttgcgtcgtcatgagcttcctagtttgtctagtaataaagatgtagcagcgtgtgatgcttgtcagcaggggaagagtcatcaacttcctttttcggagtccagtcgtgaggtgaaacatccgttagaacttgtgttttcagatgtatggggtcctgctcagacttctgtcagtggtcataattactatatcagtttcgttgatgcttatagtcgctttacctggctttaccttattaaacgcaaatctgatgtgtttgatatttttgttcagtttcaaaaacatgttgaacgtcttctcaagcacaaaattgttcatgtccagtcggactggggggtgagtatcgcaacctcaactccttctttcagtcgcttgggatagctcatcgtttagcatgtccacatacacatcagcagaatggttcagtcgaacgtaagcatcgtcatattgttgaagctggtcttactcttttggcccatgcatctgttccgtttcggttttggagtgatgctttcaccactgcatgctttctcatcaatcgtactcctactcgtgttttaaacatgaagactcccattgaggttctccttaatgaacaacctgattatacctttctcaaggtatttgggtgtgcttgctggccgcatcttcgtccatataacaagcgcaagcttgagtttcgttctaagaagtgtgttttccttagctatagctctcttcataaaggttacaaatgtcttcatgttcccactaaacgtgtctatatatctcgggacgtcgtgtttgatgagcatgtttttccctttgccaaccttcctgtgtccactgtcgaaccaccatccctgcattcatcctctgttgcttctgaccaatttgatgatgttgcatactctcctttgctgttacctaaccatggtgcaggaaccggacgtggagctcgtttggagctgttggaggattcaccatcatcatcgtcgtcttctggtgggcatgTCGATCGCCCTCTGTTGCATGGCATcaattcgcgtgcccatgcatggtcacccaaCGAGctcgtcgcgccgagcatctccactgttCGGTCTGCTACGCCAGTGATCGCCGAGTCTCCAGCGGCTCGGCCTTTTTCGCCAGCGACCGCCGAGTCGCCcgtggctcggcccgtcacgccgtcttcgcccgcggctcgggtcctcacgtcgccttcatcagcggatcggcccgcgacaccggccgcgccacggcccactatgccgagctcgccatcggcccggtctgggatgccggagtcgccagctgcttcgtctgctctgccggtttcgccggtgggccggccttcttcgccgactgagtccgaggctaccgtgcctggctcctcgtcaccggctgactcgtcaacgtcgccgtcctccagcccgttgcaggctgctccgtcgacctcggtggttcctgtgtctcgaccacatacacgcagtcgcagtggcattttcaaacctaaggaacgtatggatggtacggttgcttggttggctgcttgtttggctgctgctgttgcggatccatcttatGAGCCTCCCTCATATCAGgttgccctgcgcattccacattggcgagaggctatagagcaggagtttcatgctctccttcgtaacaagacatggactctcgttcctccaccaccacgggtaaatgttattgactcaaaatgggtattcaaagtgaagaagcattcggatggatctattgagcgttacaaagcgcgacttgttgctcgcggttttcggcagcgtcatggtcttgactatgaggacaccttcagtcctgtcgtcaagcctaccactattcgacttcttctctccattgctgtttctcgtggttggtcccttcgtcaacttgatgtgcagaatgcttttctacatggatttttggaggaagaggtttatatgaaacagcctcctggtttctctgatcatgatcgtcctgactatatctgtcgtctttccaaagcactatatggtttgaagcaagctcctcgtgcctggcatgcccgccttgcctctgcccttcgtgctcatgagtttgtgccgtccactgctgacacttcattatttcttctacagaagccagaagtcactatgtatcttttggtatatgtcgatgatattatccttgtcagctcttctcagtatgctgctgatgctcttgtctgctctcttggtgctgattttgcggtcaaagatcttgggaagcttcactactttcttggagttgaggtcacttctcgtgctactggtcttgtccttacgcagaagaagtactccttgaaGTTGTTACAAAAAgccggcatgctgaagtgcaaaccgaccaccacacccatgtcgtctaccgacaagataacaactgttgatggtgagcttttgtctcctgcggatgccacagagtacagaagcattgttggtggacttcagtacttgacgatcacgagaccagatatctcttatgctgttaacagggtttgtcagtatcttcaggctcccagagatactcattgggctgctgttaaacgcattcttcgttatgttcagttcgcCCTGacttttggtatgcatattcggccgacttcctctcgggtcctttcggccttctctgatgcagattgggctagTAGCCCatatgacaggcgatccacggggggttatgcagtattctttggctctaatttgatcgcctggagtgctcggaaacaggctactgtgtcacgtagcagtactgaagctgagtacaaggttgtggctaatgctactgcagagattatttgggtgcagtctttgcttcaggagttgggtttgtctcaaccacagcctcctattctttggtgtgataacatcggtgctacatacctttctgcaaatccagtatttcatgcccgaacgaaacacattgaagttgactatcactttgtacgggaacgtgtatcacagaagcaacttcagatcaagtttatctcgtctaaagatcaacttgcagatatcttcactaagcctttaccactgccacagtttgaggcttgtaggcgcaatcttacccttctcagttctttagaaagtggctaagattgagggagggtgttagactatgtataacttctgtacctatgtacgtattgtaacacaaccattatatataatgagataagccacccctagaggattgtgctggttcccaaaacttattgtcttacagtgCCCCTTGTACTCCCTTCATAAaggaatataagagcgtttagaggGGAGTACATTTTTATTTGAAAAAAGCCTACGATTCACCCGTGTGATAAAGTGACAAACTATCAGATAATGTCCGCAAGCATTTTGCACATGAAACAAGGACAAAACAATGATGATATAAACACATATAAACCCGATTCCACACACTCAGCCAAAGGTGATGCGAATCTTGAAGCGCTCCTTCCACTTTGGTTTCACTAATCCTCGAGTAACCAGATAACCTTCCTCACAATGCCACGGGGGGGCTACGCGTCCACACGACCCTCCCGTCGCCGAAGCCGCACGCGATCCTAGCCGGCCGCGACAAGGCAGGCGCGGCCTCCGCCAGCGGCACGGCCTTCCTGGCTAGCCGACTGTCCGCGGTGACCACGGGACAGCGGCAGAGCGGGCACTCTGGGCGCAGCAGCAGCCACCTGCCGATGCACTCGTCGTGGAACCCGTGGCCACAGCCCGGCAGCACGCGCACCAGCACCGCCGATGGCTCGGAGTCGCCGGAGCATCCCGCCGCTCCGGCCAGCTCCGACAGGCACACCGCGCACTCctgggacgccgccgccgccgccgccgccacggcgcgCGTGGCATCCTCAGGCTGGTCGCCGCGCGACGACGCCATGGCAAGAATCCCCGCCGTGGCCGCGGCTGCCACACCAGCGACCACCGCGCCGGCCATAGCGATCATGGTACCCTTTTGCGCCTCGGCGTGTGTCGACCGGTGTTAGTGCGTggtatgatggagaggagaggtcgGCGAGTGCATCGGCCGGTGATGATCTGTGTGGTATATAGGCAAAGAGGTCGACGAGAGGAGGCGCGACGTGGATGCATCAACGCGCGGGTGCGGAGGAGCACATCACATCAGGCAACCGAAAGCAAGCCCCCGACATGCGAGAAAGCGACCTCCTGCCCTTCTTTCTCCAATGCTTAAAGAAAGGGATATATTTGCCATTAAGCGAGCCAAACCAGTCGTTGAAGACGTTCGTTGCATACATGCTTTGCATGATCAGATCTTAATCTCTTCTTCTTGGATTAAAAGAACACTTTTTTTCTGCAAATGATGAGGTCTTTTTTTTGCGATGAGCCAATGATGAGGTCTCAATTATACGTGCACACTTATTTTTTATGATATGTATTTAAATATAGTTGTGCATACCCTTCACTACTCCAAATAAGCTAATTACGAGAGTGGCTCGGTGATTAGGGGTAGGGATAAAAAAAAGGATGAAACTGAGTGTTACTACTacatttcattttcatttttttgacGATAAAAAGAATTTAGAAAACTTGAAAGAAATATGGACGGAAATAAATACGATGCAaacacctactccctccttccatctatatagggcctaatgcgtttttcaagatcgtcattgactattgataaaattaatactacatgacatgcataatgtgaaaattatatcattgaaagctcctttcacatacgaatttgatgatgtgctttgtgtaagttgcatgtcatatattattgctctaacatttggtcaaagttagcttcaaaaaacgcattaggccctatatagatggaaggagggagtatacaaAAATCGAATGTGGATGATCAAGCTAATTTGGCGGGCTCCGAGGAGGGGCGCCGCCAGGATCAATGGATCTCCTATTTTGGGACTGTCGAGGGAGAGGGACAATTCGCGAGGTGTCAAGGTGTCGACCCTTTCAAAAACCAATTGCCTCAAGCTCGTCTTCCTCTGTAAGACACATCAAGCTAGAGATACGATGGAGAAACTTCGATGGAGGTTGGGTTTAAAAGGTTTTAGTGCTTTGAATAGTGATGTCAGAGGTGGTGGATTAGCACTGTTGTGCAGAGGTGGTGGATTAGCACTGCTCCATGATGAGATCTTAATTTTCTTCTTTTGTTAATGATGAGATCTCAATTATGCGTGCACACTTATTTCTAGTGATATATATTTAAATATAATTGTGCATATACTTCAGTACTATAAATAAGCTAATTACCAAGAAGTGGTTCGATGATTAGGGGTAGAGATAAAAAAATGGATGAAACAGAGGATGAGGATTTGTGGCTCTTGGGTGCCATACACCCCTGTATAAAAATAGCATTAAAACATAttagaaaattcaaaaaattctgaaattttgggaTATGAAATTTGGGTGTCCGTTGTACACACATGTTCAGTTTCGTGGGGAATGAGTGCCCGTGGTAATGCcggtaaaaaagaaaaaaaatcatatatgtAGATTTTTTTTAATGTAATGTATGCCGGACCATAATTCCTACGCCGCGGATACCACGGGCACCCATTCCCCATGCAAATGAACATTGGTGTACAACGGGCACTCAGGTTTCATAGTTTCATAtcccaaaatttcagaattttttgaaatttcctgATATTTCTTTTAATGCTATTTTCAtataggggtgtgtggcacccgAGAGCTGCAATGCATTTTCCATGAAACAGAGTGCTACTAATTGCTTTTCATATTTTTTGGAACTATTTTTTTAGAAAACCATAGAAACAAATATGGACCGAAATAAATACGGTACAAACAACAATACAAAATTGGATGTTTGCTGGAACTAAGAAACCCATTGCAACAAACATATTCAATTGTTAACATGACTACGATAATTATGATACAATGNNNNNNNNNNNNNNNNNNNNNNNNNNNNNNNNNNNNNNNNNNNNNNNNNNNNNNNNNNNNNNNNNNNNNNNNNNNNNNNNNNNNNNNNNNNNNNNNNNNNNNNNNNNNNNNNNNNNNNNNNNNNNNNNNNNNNNNNNNNNNNNNNNNNNNNNNNNNNNNNNNNNNNNNNNNNNNNNNNNNNNNNNNNNNNNNNNNNNNNNNNNNNNNNNNNNNNNNNNNNNNNNNNNNNNNNNNGTTCAAAATTGtaacacttattatggatcggagaTAGTAGTAGGTATTACTTGTTTTATCTAGTTATATATGATTCCCCATACGAGGCCACCTAAAAATATAGTCTAGATGTTATTTCTAACTACATCCTTCCATGTGAGAATTGGCTTCTTCTTTTTTATTGAGGGGGGAGGGGTATTTATGGTAAAAATTGAACGTTTACAATATGTTTGGTCATCTCTCTACGCCTATCTCACTTGCTCTACCCTTGGGAGTGGCCTTGCTCTATGCGATGGCAAGGCTTCTCCTCCCTTATCATGGTTGGAGCCGTTGGCTTTATTTCTCTCGCCTATGTGCAATGACAATGAATTGTGTGGCGGTATCTGGTAGAGGAGTGATCGGCATGAGATGACGCAACCCTATTAGCCCATGTGGCAACTAGACCAAGGGGAAATCATGGTAATTTTTAGCATAGGCATGGTTGAGACATATCAAAAAATATTGCTCTGGTTTTTGGTGCTTCAAACATTGTTTCACATTGAAAACACAGTTTAACCATCATTGGTCAGATACTGTCATGGTACATGCACCATCTCATTgtcaaaggcattttatttggtgttgtggtCTGGCATTCATTGCTTGGACCCGATAACAATATGTGAACTCAAATAACGTGTTTTTTCACATGAACCAAAAAATGAACCGGGTtccactatcaaaagatagcagaacaaaaaacaaaaataatataGCATCCTGGTGCAGAAAGTAAACTACaaagctaaaagatcaatgatcatcTCAACAAACGCCGCCGCATCTAATGCTAACAGTAAGCTAGATAAGTAACGACAACAAATGGTATATATTACATGAGGGGAAACGACACCCCCAAACGTACCTCCAAACATCTGCCCAGAAGAGAAAAAAACAAGTCTTGAGGCCAAACATATCTCTAGCATTTTATCTTATCCTTCGGTCTTCATCCATAACATTGTTGCCATCATTGTTtgcctcttcatcttcttcatttATACCAGCCTCCACCTGCAGGATTCTTCCTCTTCTCTCACCCTGGCCATCACCATGAGCTGTCAATGCCTCCCTTTGCAGCAGCTCAACACCTTGCTCCATCATCATTCAATCCTCTTTATATTGCAGGCCTGCCCAATAACACATAAAACAACATGCATAGCATATCAGTTCAGCAGGCGACCTGACTAACTTCTGATCAAAACAAGCTCTTTTATGTAATTTTCACACGGCCCAACAAACTGCAACTAGCCCAACAATATGTAGATTTATGCTATTAGGCATAAACTTTGGTATCCATCGGAAGTATTGGATAGATCATCCATTCCTATCTCTGGCCGCAATGAGTTTGGATATAATGCTCTAGATATACTTGGCCGCAGAGCAGAGAAAGAACATGTGATGAATGTCCTTAGGTTCTGGGCAGAAGAGATACAAAGGGTCAACCACCTAGTTCATTCTGATCATATTATCTTTAGTTGCAATTGAGGCACAAATGAAGCCAAATTTTAAGGGAATTTTAGCTTTCCAGAGGTCTCTAAATAATCTAATTTGGGACCACATCAGATAAAGAGATTTGAAAATAAATTTGCCAGTTTGTCCCATTTCCATCTAGGAGCATCAACGGACTGAGAGAGATTCATAAAGACTTCCATCCCATGCAAGCTATTAAATTGTTTTATTTGGTTATCATTCAACCATCTCCTAAAAGTTAGTCCTAAGCTAAGACAACCATTTATCTCATAGTTCCTCCTAGTTTCATTACAAAACAAGAAAAGCTCAGGAAACAGATCCTTCGAAGGTGTATCTCCACACCAAGTATCTTGCCAAAAGACAATTTGTTTCCCATCCCCAACCACCACTTGCCTGCCCCTCATGTAAAATTGTTTAAGTTTGACCAGATCTGCTCAACATGGTGAATCATTCACAAACCCATTTTTTGGCAAATATTATGCTTTATGTTATACTTATTCATGACAATCACCTGCCACATCCCTCCATATTCTCCAAGTTCCACCACCATTTACATAACATGTTAATATTGAATCTTTTTAGGTCATGGATGCCGATGCCTCTTTTTTTCCTTTAGTCTACATATAACATGGCATCTTACCATATGACATTTTCTTTTCTTCCCATTACCCCGCCAAAAGAACCTTCTAATAGCTTCATCCATTCCACCAACATTGGTTTTGGAGAATCTACACATAGATGAATGATACACAGGAATGTTAGTGAAACATGCTTTGCTTTTGGTTACTCTACCACCAAGGAATAGTTTCAGATTCCCAACCATCCAATCACGTGTGTGTTTCCATAGATCCCAACCTCCCTCTTAGCAGTAGTGGCGGAATATGATCCATGACCAAGACCGAGCTATTGCATGAGTCAAACCATCACAGTCTCCTACACGGGCCAAGTAACGTGTTATAATCCTCTGGTAAACTTCTTTAAAACCCGGGCTAGGACCAAAGATGGTCTCGAAGATCTTTGACACTGCTCTTCAGGTGCACCTGCTGTGTGTGATGTCGCTACCTTCCTCATGCGTGCAAACTTGGATGTATATGCTAACAAGTTAATTCGCCTTGATGGATCTGATTCAAGCAGGGTGCATGTGCTTGTGTATTTTTGTGTTATCCCCTTTCTGAAGACGGTCCTCTGAAAGATGAAGA
The window above is part of the Triticum aestivum cultivar Chinese Spring chromosome 2A, IWGSC CS RefSeq v2.1, whole genome shotgun sequence genome. Proteins encoded here:
- the LOC123185659 gene encoding E3 ubiquitin-protein ligase EL5-like, yielding MIAMAGAVVAGVAAAATAGILAMASSRGDQPEDATRAVAAAAAAASQECAVCLSELAGAAGCSGDSEPSAVLVRVLPGCGHGFHDECIGRWLLLRPECPLCRCPVVTADSRLARKAVPLAEAAPALSRPARIACGFGDGRVVWTRSPPVAL